In one window of Arcobacter sp. F155 DNA:
- a CDS encoding bacteriohemerythrin, with protein sequence MLINKNDLPLVAEDFMNDVHYEDVDIINDLYEKLLNYIASETKENKNIVIDAYQNWYDHTVSHFKGEEDKMIELNFPPYMMHKGEHEKCLEQMRQVLDYFIKNDDKEFLKSYLELDLINWLVNHIQTMDTVTAMFFKTGMSPCSAH encoded by the coding sequence ATGCTAATAAATAAAAATGATTTACCCCTAGTTGCAGAAGATTTTATGAATGATGTACATTATGAAGATGTTGATATTATAAATGATCTATATGAAAAACTTTTAAACTATATTGCTTCAGAAACAAAAGAGAATAAAAATATTGTTATAGATGCTTACCAAAATTGGTATGACCATACTGTTTCACACTTTAAAGGGGAAGAAGACAAAATGATTGAACTTAACTTTCCTCCTTACATGATGCACAAAGGAGAGCATGAAAAGTGCTTAGAACAAATGAGACAAGTGTTAGATTACTTTATTAAAAATGATGATAAAGAGTTTTTAAAAAGCTATTTAGAACTTGATTTAATAAACTGGCTAGTAAACCATATTCAAACAATGGATACAGTTACAGCTATGTTTTTTAAAACTGGAATGAGCCCTTGTAGCGCACACTAA
- a CDS encoding nitrous oxide-stimulated promoter family protein, whose product MTTEKFDSEIRTLKKFFEYYCENKHEQSKLYIKSVVYKEHTFVYEFNVCEECVKDISYSINRLEACIHEEKPRCRKCPNPCYEKPMWKKLAKVMKYGGIHFKLDSIKKSLFS is encoded by the coding sequence ATGACCACTGAGAAATTTGATTCTGAAATAAGAACATTAAAAAAGTTCTTTGAATATTATTGTGAAAATAAACATGAACAAAGCAAACTATATATAAAAAGTGTTGTTTACAAAGAACACACTTTTGTATATGAGTTTAACGTTTGTGAAGAGTGTGTAAAAGATATTAGCTATAGTATAAATAGGTTAGAGGCTTGTATCCACGAAGAGAAACCAAGATGTAGAAAGTGCCCAAACCCTTGCTATGAAAAACCTATGTGGAAAAAACTTGCAAAAGTAATGAAGTATGGAGGAATACATTTTAAACTTGACTCTATTAAAAAGTCACTTTTCTCATGA
- a CDS encoding Crp/Fnr family transcriptional regulator: protein MSKLKEFYLFNSLDSKDLELLESISFEKKFTKDELVFYKGDESKYLLLLISGCVKIYRHDFKDNEVTIHNIKAASFIAELANYENIPYPANCRCEMDSKIIFIDYKKFEEYFLQKNEFLLIFIKSLTKKIKALELFISTNMIEDVDAKIAKFIYDNKAEISSLKQIKIAELLNIRQETLSRKLAKLKKDEILENKKGKIEIKDERALRALF, encoded by the coding sequence ATGAGCAAATTAAAAGAGTTTTATTTATTTAATAGTTTAGATTCAAAAGACTTAGAACTACTAGAGAGTATTAGTTTTGAAAAGAAGTTTACTAAAGATGAATTAGTATTTTATAAAGGTGATGAATCAAAATATCTTTTATTATTAATAAGTGGTTGTGTAAAGATTTATAGACATGACTTTAAAGATAATGAGGTAACCATTCATAATATAAAAGCTGCATCTTTTATAGCAGAGCTTGCAAACTATGAAAATATTCCTTATCCAGCAAACTGTAGATGTGAAATGGACTCAAAAATCATATTTATAGATTATAAAAAGTTTGAAGAGTACTTTTTACAAAAAAATGAGTTTCTTCTTATTTTTATAAAATCTCTAACAAAAAAAATCAAAGCCTTAGAACTATTTATTAGTACAAATATGATTGAAGATGTTGATGCAAAAATTGCAAAGTTTATTTATGATAATAAAGCTGAAATAAGTAGTTTAAAGCAGATAAAAATAGCAGAACTTCTAAATATAAGACAAGAGACTTTATCTAGAAAATTAGCAAAACTAAAAAAAGATGAGATATTAGAAAATAAAAAAGGTAAAATTGAAATTAAAGATGAAAGAGCTCTTAGAGCTCTTTTTTAA
- the napH gene encoding quinol dehydrogenase ferredoxin subunit NapH — MIKNKYLIQRRVVQVSILFLYVAANIWGWSVLTGNLSTSVLFDKVPLSDPYAVLQMFFSGAVVASDIFIGALIIFIFYALVGGRVFCSWVCPMNIVTDLSNFLRRRLGFNQIQKRQPASRTIRYWVLGLSLVISFILAVPAFEFISPISMLHRGIIFGMGLGWAAVLIIFLFDLFVLKNGWCGHVCPLGAFYSIVGKYSLVRVEHNESKCTLCMKCKEVCPESQVLFMVGKSSEQVLSGECTNCARCVEVCDDDALNFSIRNLIEQKNKEK, encoded by the coding sequence ATGATTAAGAATAAATATTTAATCCAAAGAAGAGTAGTTCAAGTATCGATTCTATTCCTTTATGTAGCAGCAAACATTTGGGGATGGAGTGTTTTAACTGGTAATCTAAGTACTTCTGTATTATTTGATAAGGTTCCATTAAGTGACCCTTATGCTGTATTACAGATGTTTTTCTCAGGAGCAGTGGTTGCCTCTGATATATTTATAGGAGCATTGATTATTTTTATTTTCTATGCTTTAGTTGGTGGAAGAGTATTTTGCTCATGGGTTTGTCCAATGAATATTGTAACTGATTTATCTAACTTCTTAAGAAGAAGATTAGGTTTTAATCAAATTCAAAAAAGACAGCCAGCAAGTAGAACGATTAGATATTGGGTATTAGGTCTTAGTTTAGTGATATCGTTTATCTTAGCAGTTCCTGCTTTTGAGTTTATCTCTCCAATCTCTATGTTACACAGGGGAATAATATTTGGTATGGGCCTAGGATGGGCAGCGGTACTTATTATTTTTCTTTTTGACCTTTTTGTTTTAAAAAATGGATGGTGCGGACATGTTTGTCCATTAGGAGCCTTCTACTCAATAGTGGGTAAATATAGTCTAGTTCGTGTTGAACATAACGAAAGTAAATGTACTTTATGTATGAAATGTAAAGAGGTTTGTCCAGAAAGCCAAGTACTTTTTATGGTTGGAAAATCAAGTGAACAAGTTCTTTCAGGCGAGTGTACAAATTGTGCTAGATGTGTAGAAGTTTGTGATGATGATGCACTAAACTTCTCAATAAGAAATTTAATAGAGCAAAAAAACAAGGAGAAATAA
- a CDS encoding type IV pili methyl-accepting chemotaxis transducer N-terminal domain-containing protein, with product MKQVSVSQKIKIIGALLILSIFTVIVVTIFLNQKNVKDATIVNIAGKQRMLTQRITKNIYFLYQNKEDNFTEIDNAVEQFNYGLGTLISGDKLLGISQAPTEELKAQMTKVVILWTSFEKNVREFKEALLKNDIQKLNSTIKFMNNNNNKLLQEVDQVVTLYTKYIEEKTAFIKKFQYLAFTLLLLLAIYSIIQLRQIEQNAREFIEKSKKISSGDINELTPININTEKEFVEVADNMNNFINKVSSAMNYSQTALEQSKKASQKLESLTEEFDDLINEFENKSDVIKGLDRSEDIMIESTEDLIKTTKRLQSLKTQLDSLIKKL from the coding sequence ATGAAACAAGTTAGTGTAAGTCAAAAAATCAAAATTATTGGTGCACTATTAATTTTATCAATCTTTACAGTTATCGTTGTAACTATATTTTTAAATCAAAAAAATGTAAAAGATGCAACAATAGTTAATATTGCGGGTAAACAAAGAATGTTAACCCAAAGAATCACTAAAAATATCTACTTTTTATATCAAAATAAAGAAGATAATTTTACTGAAATAGACAATGCCGTAGAGCAGTTCAATTATGGTCTAGGTACTTTAATAAGTGGTGACAAACTTTTAGGTATTTCCCAAGCTCCAACAGAAGAGCTTAAAGCTCAAATGACAAAAGTAGTAATACTATGGACAAGCTTCGAAAAAAACGTTAGAGAGTTCAAAGAAGCCCTACTTAAAAATGATATTCAAAAATTAAATTCAACAATAAAATTTATGAATAATAACAACAATAAACTACTACAAGAAGTAGACCAAGTGGTTACTCTTTATACTAAATATATTGAAGAGAAAACTGCCTTTATTAAAAAGTTTCAGTACTTAGCATTTACCCTACTACTTTTACTTGCAATTTATTCAATAATTCAATTAAGACAGATTGAACAAAATGCAAGGGAGTTTATAGAAAAATCTAAAAAAATCTCTTCTGGGGATATTAATGAATTAACACCAATAAATATCAATACAGAAAAAGAGTTTGTAGAAGTTGCTGATAATATGAATAACTTTATTAACAAAGTATCTTCTGCAATGAACTACTCTCAAACTGCCTTAGAACAATCTAAAAAAGCTTCTCAAAAACTAGAGAGTTTAACAGAAGAGTTTGATGATTTAATTAATGAGTTTGAAAATAAATCTGATGTTATAAAAGGTTTAGATAGAAGTGAAGATATTATGATTGAATCAACGGAAGATTTAATTAAAACAACAAAAAGATTACAGTCTTTAAAAACTCAACTAGATAGTCTTATTAAAAAGCTTTAG
- a CDS encoding metallophosphoesterase, translated as MRFIIFATIFISVMTLLTLLISRRFIRKLHFSKKTKLYLNIFLAINLLGVVAYMFVRYNPSVPNWAYFLLSLPIGIIFLLFIATIFYEVFALLINKSIKDESRRDFFKRGLDFTAVAVAGGVNAKAMYNAKHIELEKVEVKIKNLKQEYKIVQLSDIHIGGLVDKTFIANLVKRVNSLDADIIAITGDLVDTKMKYAKPALDELKNLKSKYGTYFIIGNHEYFHDVAAIIKYVNSLGIKTLENENIYIGEENKGFYLAGVYDIFGNRVNAYMPDLKKALQGTKNFPKVLLAHQPRYIKEIDEKVDLVLSGHTHGGQIAPFNLLVKLQQPYVKGLNKHNEDTQIYVNKGTGFWGPPMRLGASSEISEIRIIPT; from the coding sequence ATGAGATTTATTATATTTGCAACAATTTTTATAAGTGTTATGACACTTTTAACACTTCTAATTTCAAGAAGGTTTATTAGAAAACTACACTTTTCAAAAAAGACAAAACTCTACTTAAATATCTTTTTAGCTATTAATCTTTTAGGCGTAGTAGCCTATATGTTTGTACGATATAACCCAAGTGTTCCAAACTGGGCATATTTTCTTCTATCTTTACCAATTGGTATTATTTTTCTTCTTTTTATAGCAACTATTTTTTATGAGGTTTTTGCTCTTTTAATTAATAAATCAATTAAAGATGAAAGTAGAAGAGACTTCTTTAAAAGAGGTTTAGATTTTACAGCTGTAGCAGTTGCTGGTGGAGTAAATGCAAAAGCAATGTACAATGCTAAACATATAGAGCTAGAAAAGGTTGAAGTTAAAATAAAAAACCTAAAACAAGAGTATAAAATAGTTCAATTAAGTGATATTCATATTGGAGGCTTAGTAGATAAAACTTTTATTGCAAACCTTGTAAAAAGAGTCAATAGTTTAGATGCAGATATAATTGCTATAACAGGTGATTTAGTTGATACAAAAATGAAATATGCAAAACCTGCACTTGATGAACTAAAAAATTTAAAATCTAAATATGGAACATATTTTATTATTGGTAACCACGAATACTTCCATGATGTTGCAGCAATTATAAAGTATGTAAACTCTTTAGGAATAAAAACTTTAGAGAATGAAAATATTTATATTGGAGAAGAAAATAAAGGTTTTTATTTAGCTGGAGTATATGATATTTTTGGAAATAGAGTTAATGCTTATATGCCTGATTTAAAAAAGGCTTTACAAGGAACGAAGAACTTCCCTAAAGTACTATTAGCTCACCAACCAAGATATATAAAAGAGATAGATGAAAAAGTTGATTTAGTATTAAGTGGTCATACCCATGGAGGACAAATAGCACCTTTTAACTTATTAGTAAAACTTCAACAACCTTATGTAAAAGGTTTAAATAAACACAACGAAGATACACAAATTTATGTAAACAAAGGAACTGGTTTCTGGGGACCTCCAATGAGATTAGGAGCTAGTTCAGAAATAAGCGAGATAAGAATTATCCCCACTTAA
- a CDS encoding PAS domain S-box protein, giving the protein MKKILLSLFFCMSILFSKHVSLDSFLKNNNTVILIINPKNGEIIEANEFAAKFYGVSLSKLESLNIKDINAFSKEQVQEEMQKAKEENRNYFIFKHKVANEKIEKVEVYSFPIVYKNQELLFSIINKYKDKYAVEYFNENLEEQVKLQTAQIKESKQNITNIFLACLVLLIIWVLILIYFLKQKKLLTIKLQNMNKELHETNERFELAMDTTKDGLWDWDIKTDEVIFSKTWKEMLGFKEDELENCFESWASRVHKDDFPKAEKDLHEHLNGVTEYYENIHRMRHKDGHWVWILDRGKTVFDENNKPIRMIGFHTDISSQKEAEKKIEEQKDEFEKIFSNSNDAIAIVDLDTNFLNFNDAYLLMTGYTKEELLQKSCLELTFEEDIEATEQALAEVFANGHIENFEKRCIVKGGKTLLSSMNIALMSDKKRLILTTRDITQVKNLQSQEKLASMGEMIGNIAHQWRQPLTVITTNASGVKLQKELDLLDDETFNKAMDSIISQSKYLSETIDDFRAYIKDDKQREETTIIYILNKTLSLNEASLKNNHIEVLTDFKSDLKVYGYKNELVQSFLNIINNATDAIKERLVSDTTRIILISTKKSKDGLSVEIKDNAGGIDKSILPRIFEPYFTTKHQSVGTGIGLSLSHDILVNHHKAQIDVMNEEFEHEGQKYKGAKFTIKFKKL; this is encoded by the coding sequence GTGAAAAAAATATTATTATCTTTATTCTTTTGTATGAGCATACTTTTTTCTAAGCATGTAAGTTTAGACTCTTTTTTGAAAAATAATAATACAGTAATACTTATAATCAATCCAAAAAATGGAGAGATTATTGAGGCAAATGAGTTTGCTGCTAAGTTTTATGGGGTGAGCCTTTCAAAATTAGAGTCTTTAAATATAAAAGATATAAACGCTTTTTCTAAAGAGCAAGTACAAGAAGAGATGCAAAAAGCTAAAGAAGAGAATAGAAATTATTTTATCTTCAAACATAAAGTTGCAAATGAAAAAATAGAGAAAGTAGAGGTTTACTCTTTTCCTATTGTTTACAAAAACCAAGAACTACTTTTTTCAATAATTAATAAGTACAAAGATAAATATGCAGTTGAATACTTTAATGAAAATTTAGAAGAACAAGTAAAACTTCAAACTGCACAAATAAAAGAATCAAAACAAAATATTACAAATATTTTTTTAGCCTGTTTAGTTTTACTAATCATTTGGGTGCTTATACTAATCTATTTTTTAAAGCAGAAAAAACTCTTAACTATAAAACTTCAGAATATGAATAAAGAACTTCATGAAACAAATGAAAGATTTGAGTTAGCAATGGATACCACTAAAGATGGTTTATGGGATTGGGATATTAAAACAGATGAAGTGATTTTTTCTAAAACTTGGAAAGAGATGTTAGGCTTTAAAGAAGATGAACTTGAAAATTGTTTTGAATCATGGGCATCAAGAGTTCATAAAGATGATTTCCCTAAAGCAGAAAAAGATTTACACGAGCATCTAAATGGAGTAACTGAGTATTATGAAAATATTCATAGAATGAGACATAAAGATGGTCACTGGGTTTGGATTTTAGACCGTGGTAAAACGGTGTTTGATGAAAATAATAAACCAATAAGAATGATAGGTTTTCATACAGATATTAGCTCACAAAAAGAAGCAGAGAAAAAAATAGAAGAACAAAAAGATGAGTTTGAAAAGATTTTCTCAAACTCTAATGATGCAATTGCAATTGTTGATTTAGATACAAACTTCTTAAACTTTAATGATGCATATTTATTAATGACAGGTTATACAAAAGAAGAACTTCTTCAAAAGAGTTGTTTAGAGTTAACCTTTGAAGAAGATATTGAAGCTACAGAGCAAGCTTTAGCAGAAGTTTTTGCAAATGGACATATAGAAAATTTTGAGAAAAGATGTATTGTAAAAGGTGGGAAAACTTTATTATCAAGTATGAATATAGCACTTATGTCTGATAAAAAAAGATTAATCTTAACTACAAGAGATATTACACAAGTAAAAAATTTACAATCCCAAGAAAAACTAGCCTCAATGGGTGAAATGATAGGTAATATCGCTCACCAATGGAGACAACCTTTAACTGTAATAACTACAAATGCAAGTGGAGTTAAACTTCAAAAAGAGTTAGATTTGCTTGATGATGAAACTTTTAATAAAGCAATGGATTCAATTATCAGTCAATCAAAATATCTATCAGAAACAATAGATGATTTTAGAGCTTATATTAAAGATGATAAACAAAGAGAAGAGACAACAATAATCTATATTTTAAATAAAACTCTTTCTTTAAATGAAGCGAGTTTAAAAAATAATCATATTGAAGTGCTAACAGATTTTAAATCAGATTTAAAAGTGTATGGTTATAAAAATGAATTAGTTCAATCTTTTTTAAATATCATAAACAATGCAACAGATGCTATCAAGGAGCGTTTAGTAAGCGATACTACTAGAATAATTTTAATCTCTACAAAAAAGAGTAAAGATGGTTTAAGTGTAGAAATCAAAGATAATGCAGGGGGAATTGACAAATCAATTCTTCCAAGAATTTTTGAACCATATTTTACTACAAAACATCAAAGTGTTGGTACAGGAATAGGTCTTTCTTTATCTCATGATATTTTAGTAAATCATCATAAAGCACAAATCGATGTTATGAATGAAGAGTTTGAGCATGAAGGTCAAAAGTATAAGGGTGCTAAGTTTACTATTAAATTTAAAAAGCTTTAG
- the napG gene encoding ferredoxin-type protein NapG: protein MKKEVVSDRRRFFLNIARAFGLATLGALTWSAYVDEVTASQLTLRPPAALDEEDFLKTCIKCGMCVEACPYDTLKLAKPGDNKPLGTPYFTPRDIPCYMCPDIPCVPVCPTDALDITKVSKNNKLDINMADMGVAVVDSKNCIAFWGIQCDACYRACPILGEAITIEYTKNERTGKHAFMKPVVNSDYCTGCGLCEKACVTEKAAIFVLPREVALGKVGDYYIKGWDKADEKRLENVTSEITKTDISERKAVDSLNDMEGLLDD, encoded by the coding sequence ATGAAAAAAGAAGTTGTAAGTGATAGACGAAGATTCTTTCTAAATATAGCAAGAGCCTTTGGATTAGCAACTTTAGGTGCCCTAACTTGGAGTGCTTATGTTGATGAGGTGACAGCATCTCAATTAACACTAAGACCTCCTGCTGCTTTAGATGAAGAGGACTTTTTAAAAACATGTATTAAGTGTGGTATGTGTGTTGAAGCCTGTCCTTATGATACATTAAAGTTAGCAAAGCCAGGTGATAATAAGCCTTTAGGTACACCATATTTTACTCCAAGAGATATACCATGTTATATGTGTCCAGATATACCATGTGTTCCAGTTTGTCCAACTGATGCCTTAGATATAACTAAGGTTAGTAAGAATAATAAACTAGATATAAATATGGCAGATATGGGAGTTGCAGTTGTTGACTCTAAAAACTGCATTGCCTTTTGGGGAATTCAGTGTGATGCCTGTTATCGAGCTTGTCCTATTTTAGGTGAAGCAATTACTATTGAGTACACTAAAAATGAAAGAACAGGAAAACATGCTTTTATGAAACCTGTTGTGAATAGTGATTATTGTACTGGATGTGGTCTTTGTGAAAAAGCTTGTGTTACAGAAAAAGCAGCCATATTTGTTCTTCCTAGAGAAGTTGCTTTAGGAAAAGTAGGGGATTATTATATTAAAGGTTGGGATAAAGCAGATGAGAAAAGATTAGAAAACGTTACTAGTGAAATTACTAAAACAGACATTAGTGAGCGTAAAGCAGTTGATTCTTTAAATGATATGGAAGGATTACTAGATGATTAA
- the napA gene encoding nitrate reductase catalytic subunit NapA, whose translation MALSRRDFLKSSAAASAAAAVGMNVPSQLQASATNAEKGWRWDKAACRFCGTGCGIMLATKNGKIVAVKGDPAAPVNRGLNCIKGYFNAKIMYGADRLKQPLLRMNAKGEFDKNGKFAPVSWERAFDEMEVHIKKALKQSGPEGVGVFASGQYTIMEGYAAQKMMKGGFRSNAIDPNARHCMASAVVGFYQTFGIDEPSGCYDDIELTDTVVSWGSNMAEMHPILWSRVTDRKLSNPDKVQVVNLSTYRHRTSDLADIEIIFTPNTDLAIWNYIAREIVYNNPEAIDWDFVKKHIVFAASPVNMGYGMRRSDEKSIKEGKYSDKEMETISKEMEKVVSETEAPALQPYGYKAGDKMVNKPAGLKHWEISFEEYKKFLEPYDVDYVAKISKGNPDEPIEQFKEKLQKLANLYIEKNRKVVSFWTMGMNQHTRGTWVNTLAYNVHFLLNKQAKPGSGAFSLTGQPSACGTAREVGTFTHRLPADMMVKNGKHRKIVENKWKIPANTLNPVGNQHIMKIHRDIEDGVVKFAWVNVCNPYQDTASASHWIKAARQMDNFIVTSDGYPGISAKVSDLILPSAMIYEKWGAYGNAERRTQHWRQQVLPVGDAMSDTWQWVELSKRFTVKDVWGEYTLRNGKKLPDVIAEAKKMGYNEDTTMYEILFANKEAKSYKVDLEDPIQKGFDNSEALGDSRNVKGSDGKVWEGYGFFIQKYLFEEYAWFGRGHAHDLADFDTYHRVRGLKWPVVDGKETQWRFNAKYDPYAKKYGKETGHTEFAFYGKLAKALPQGDLNGIKDKTKKALKNKAKIFARPYMDPPEVPDETYPLWMSTGRVLEHWHSGTMTMRVPELYRAVPEALCYIHPEDAKKFGVKQGELAWVESRRGKVKARVETRGRNRPSRGLVYVPWFDEKVFINKVCADYTCPQSKQTDFKKCAVNVYKV comes from the coding sequence ATGGCACTTTCAAGAAGAGATTTCCTTAAGAGTTCCGCAGCAGCTTCAGCAGCAGCAGCTGTAGGTATGAATGTTCCTTCGCAGCTTCAAGCATCAGCAACAAATGCTGAAAAAGGTTGGCGATGGGATAAAGCAGCGTGTAGATTTTGTGGTACAGGTTGTGGAATTATGCTTGCAACTAAGAATGGAAAAATTGTAGCCGTAAAAGGTGATCCTGCAGCACCAGTTAACAGAGGACTTAACTGTATTAAAGGTTACTTTAATGCAAAAATCATGTATGGTGCAGATAGATTAAAGCAACCATTACTTAGAATGAATGCAAAGGGTGAGTTTGACAAAAATGGAAAATTTGCTCCTGTATCATGGGAAAGAGCTTTTGATGAGATGGAAGTTCATATCAAAAAAGCTTTAAAACAGAGTGGTCCAGAGGGAGTTGGCGTGTTTGCTTCTGGTCAGTATACTATTATGGAAGGGTATGCAGCTCAAAAGATGATGAAAGGTGGATTTAGATCAAATGCTATTGATCCAAATGCAAGACACTGTATGGCATCTGCGGTTGTTGGTTTTTATCAAACTTTTGGTATTGATGAGCCTTCTGGATGTTATGATGATATTGAGCTTACTGATACAGTTGTATCTTGGGGTTCAAATATGGCAGAGATGCACCCAATTTTATGGTCAAGGGTAACTGATAGAAAACTTTCAAATCCAGATAAAGTTCAAGTTGTTAACTTATCTACTTATAGACATAGAACTTCTGACTTAGCTGATATAGAAATCATTTTCACTCCTAATACAGACTTAGCAATTTGGAATTATATAGCAAGAGAGATTGTATATAATAATCCAGAAGCTATTGACTGGGATTTTGTTAAAAAGCATATTGTATTTGCAGCTAGCCCAGTAAATATGGGTTATGGTATGAGAAGATCAGATGAAAAGTCTATCAAAGAGGGTAAATATTCAGATAAAGAGATGGAAACTATCTCAAAAGAGATGGAAAAAGTTGTATCTGAAACAGAAGCTCCTGCACTTCAACCTTATGGCTATAAAGCTGGAGACAAAATGGTTAATAAACCAGCTGGTTTAAAACACTGGGAAATCTCTTTTGAAGAGTATAAAAAATTCTTAGAGCCATATGATGTAGATTATGTAGCAAAAATCTCAAAAGGTAATCCTGATGAGCCAATTGAGCAGTTCAAAGAAAAACTTCAAAAATTAGCAAACTTATATATTGAAAAAAATAGAAAAGTAGTATCATTCTGGACTATGGGTATGAACCAACATACAAGAGGTACTTGGGTAAATACTTTAGCATATAATGTTCACTTCTTATTAAATAAACAAGCTAAACCAGGTTCTGGTGCATTCTCACTTACAGGTCAACCATCTGCTTGTGGTACTGCAAGAGAAGTTGGAACATTTACTCACAGATTACCAGCTGATATGATGGTAAAAAATGGTAAACATAGAAAAATTGTTGAAAACAAATGGAAAATTCCTGCTAATACATTAAACCCTGTTGGAAACCAACACATTATGAAAATCCATAGAGATATTGAAGATGGCGTTGTTAAATTTGCATGGGTAAATGTATGTAATCCTTATCAAGATACAGCAAGTGCATCTCACTGGATTAAAGCAGCAAGACAAATGGATAACTTCATTGTAACTTCTGATGGATACCCTGGTATCTCTGCAAAAGTTTCTGACCTTATTTTACCGTCTGCTATGATTTATGAAAAATGGGGAGCATATGGAAATGCTGAAAGAAGAACTCAGCACTGGAGACAGCAAGTATTACCTGTAGGTGATGCAATGTCTGATACATGGCAATGGGTAGAGCTTTCAAAAAGATTTACTGTAAAAGATGTTTGGGGTGAATATACTCTAAGAAATGGTAAAAAACTTCCAGATGTAATTGCAGAAGCTAAAAAAATGGGATATAACGAAGATACTACAATGTACGAAATCCTATTTGCAAATAAAGAAGCAAAATCATATAAAGTTGATTTAGAAGACCCTATCCAAAAAGGTTTTGATAACTCAGAAGCATTAGGTGATAGCAGAAATGTTAAAGGTAGTGATGGAAAAGTTTGGGAAGGTTATGGATTCTTTATTCAAAAATATCTATTTGAAGAGTATGCATGGTTTGGTAGAGGACATGCGCACGATTTAGCAGACTTTGATACTTATCACAGAGTAAGAGGTCTTAAATGGCCAGTTGTTGATGGTAAAGAGACTCAATGGAGATTTAATGCTAAATATGACCCATATGCTAAAAAATATGGTAAAGAAACAGGACACACTGAGTTTGCATTCTATGGTAAATTAGCAAAAGCATTACCTCAAGGTGATTTAAATGGTATTAAAGACAAAACTAAAAAAGCTTTAAAAAATAAAGCAAAAATCTTCGCTAGACCATATATGGATCCACCAGAAGTTCCAGATGAAACTTACCCATTATGGATGAGTACAGGTAGAGTGTTAGAACACTGGCATAGTGGAACAATGACTATGAGAGTTCCTGAACTATATAGAGCAGTTCCAGAAGCACTTTGTTATATTCACCCAGAAGATGCTAAGAAGTTTGGTGTTAAACAAGGTGAGTTAGCATGGGTTGAGTCTAGAAGAGGAAAAGTTAAAGCTAGAGTTGAAACAAGAGGAAGAAACAGACCTTCAAGAGGACTTGTTTATGTTCCATGGTTTGATGAAAAAGTATTTATTAATAAAGTTTGTGCAGACTACACTTGTCCGCAGTCAAAACAAACAGACTTTAAAAAATGTGCAGTAAACGTATATAAAGTATAA
- a CDS encoding Crp/Fnr family transcriptional regulator, which yields MINSKEIFKNINLFSHLEDNEIESLIEISSISKYDKNSILYYETENMDKLLFLIEGQIKVYKIDKYDNEIFLYYIYPNSMISELSNLNENKIQCFSNAEFVDDSLILSIDYEKFKRMFLYENEFILKFIEELIYKNQQLQCIVNRELVFDATSKVAFMLINDLKMFNQLKRTEVSLLLHIQPETLSRVLKKLSRSEIITIEKGKIIINNEEELRSIYLGI from the coding sequence ATGATAAATTCGAAAGAAATCTTTAAGAACATTAATCTGTTCTCTCATTTAGAAGATAATGAAATAGAGAGTTTGATAGAGATATCCTCTATCTCCAAATATGATAAGAACTCTATTTTATATTATGAGACAGAAAATATGGATAAACTTTTATTCCTAATAGAAGGACAAATAAAAGTTTATAAAATTGACAAATATGATAACGAAATCTTTTTATACTATATCTATCCAAATAGTATGATTTCCGAGTTATCTAATTTAAATGAAAATAAAATTCAATGTTTTTCAAATGCTGAGTTTGTGGATGATAGTTTAATTCTATCTATAGACTATGAAAAATTTAAAAGAATGTTCTTATATGAGAATGAATTTATTTTAAAATTTATTGAAGAGCTTATATATAAAAACCAACAATTACAATGTATTGTAAATAGAGAGTTGGTTTTTGATGCCACTTCAAAGGTTGCATTTATGTTGATTAACGATTTAAAGATGTTTAATCAATTAAAAAGAACAGAGGTTTCTCTTTTGTTACACATACAGCCAGAAACTCTATCAAGAGTACTAAAAAAGCTAAGTAGAAGTGAGATAATAACAATAGAAAAAGGGAAAATAATCATTAACAATGAAGAAGAGTTAAGAAGTATTTACTTAGGAATTTAA